In Pedobacter sp. WC2423, the following are encoded in one genomic region:
- a CDS encoding 4'-phosphopantetheinyl transferase superfamily protein gives MSARLFCQYTETLPVNPVHPELTANALLAWTIDTGLYLNRIALLEKVLSVEEKNRAHRFHFERDTNRFIVRRALLKILLAAYLGCETQELNFVTGTNGKPHLAGNTALHFNTSHSDSHAIIALSRHQLGVDIELARPDFDFRPVAEVLFSKAELDFLAASTNPVKDFFILWTRKEAFVKATGKGLDNHVQLLSCLDGTQLIPSLLTTTAEHWNMQTTTLAADYLLSIVTPAASVPINTTLVTFNDDLLLNR, from the coding sequence ATGTCCGCCCGATTATTTTGCCAGTATACCGAGACCCTGCCTGTAAATCCAGTTCACCCGGAATTGACAGCGAATGCGCTGCTGGCCTGGACTATTGATACCGGTCTTTACCTGAACAGGATCGCCTTACTGGAAAAAGTCCTTTCTGTGGAAGAGAAAAACCGGGCCCATCGTTTTCATTTTGAAAGAGACACCAACAGATTTATCGTCAGAAGAGCGCTGTTAAAAATCCTGCTGGCCGCTTATCTGGGCTGCGAAACGCAGGAACTAAATTTCGTTACCGGTACCAATGGCAAACCACATTTAGCGGGGAACACAGCGCTGCATTTTAATACTTCACACAGTGATAGTCATGCCATTATTGCGCTCTCCCGTCATCAGCTGGGCGTGGATATTGAACTGGCACGTCCGGATTTTGATTTCCGACCGGTTGCAGAAGTCCTTTTTTCTAAGGCTGAACTGGATTTTTTAGCCGCCAGTACTAACCCCGTCAAAGATTTCTTTATCCTCTGGACCAGAAAGGAAGCTTTTGTAAAAGCAACGGGCAAAGGGTTGGATAACCATGTTCAGTTACTGAGTTGTCTGGATGGAACGCAACTCATCCCTTCGTTGCTGACAACCACTGCTGAACACTGGAATATGCAGACTACCACGTTAGCTGCTGATTATTTACTCAGTATAGTTACACCGGCCGCATCAGTGCCCATCAATACTACTTTAGTAACCTTCAATGATGATTTATTACTAAACCGCTAA
- a CDS encoding glycosyltransferase family 2 protein codes for MIIVFWISIFLIVYTFVGYGFILYLLVKIKRLFSKPFVFKADAVLPSVTLMVAAYNEEDIIEEKIKNTLELDYPEDKLQLIFITDGSSDQTAAKVGQFKEITLLHQDLRAGKMAAIKRAIPLINGAITVFTDANTFLNTEAIKELVKHYQNPKVGAVAGEKRILVEASADASSAGEGFYWKYESKLKKLDYELYSNVGAAGELFSIRTALYQPVESDTIIDDHMIAMRIAENGYMIAYEPAAYAMETASADVKEELKRKIRIAAGGIQSILRLKKAANPFRNFVFTFQYISHRVLRWTIVPFLLILVFVLNGIIALTWPEAFYQWLFALQVLFYGLSVIGFYFEQRNIRVKALFVPYYFCMMNYAVLAGIVRYYQKNQSAAWEKSKRKT; via the coding sequence ATGATTATAGTTTTTTGGATCAGCATTTTTCTGATTGTATATACGTTTGTGGGTTATGGTTTTATACTTTATCTGCTGGTGAAAATTAAGCGGTTATTCAGTAAACCATTCGTTTTTAAAGCAGATGCAGTTTTGCCATCGGTTACATTAATGGTCGCAGCCTACAATGAAGAAGATATTATTGAAGAAAAGATAAAAAATACTTTGGAGCTGGATTACCCTGAAGATAAGCTTCAGCTGATTTTTATTACCGACGGTTCTTCCGACCAAACCGCAGCAAAGGTAGGTCAGTTTAAAGAAATAACACTTTTACATCAGGATTTAAGAGCAGGGAAGATGGCCGCAATTAAACGGGCTATCCCTTTGATTAACGGGGCAATTACCGTATTTACCGATGCGAATACTTTTTTAAATACGGAAGCGATTAAAGAATTGGTGAAACATTACCAGAATCCCAAAGTTGGTGCTGTTGCAGGAGAGAAAAGAATCCTGGTGGAAGCTTCGGCCGATGCCAGTTCGGCAGGGGAAGGATTTTACTGGAAATATGAATCTAAACTAAAGAAGCTGGATTATGAATTATATTCAAATGTAGGGGCAGCAGGAGAACTGTTCAGTATCAGAACTGCCTTGTATCAGCCTGTTGAAAGTGATACGATCATTGATGACCACATGATTGCGATGCGCATCGCGGAAAATGGTTATATGATTGCTTATGAACCGGCTGCTTATGCCATGGAAACTGCATCGGCAGATGTCAAAGAAGAGCTTAAAAGAAAGATCAGAATAGCAGCAGGAGGGATACAATCTATCCTGCGCCTTAAAAAAGCAGCAAATCCATTCCGTAATTTTGTATTTACTTTTCAATATATCAGCCACCGGGTTTTAAGGTGGACGATTGTACCTTTTCTTTTGATCCTGGTTTTTGTACTTAACGGCATCATTGCATTGACCTGGCCTGAAGCCTTTTACCAGTGGTTATTTGCTTTGCAAGTGCTTTTCTATGGACTAAGTGTCATCGGGTTTTATTTTGAACAGCGGAATATCCGGGTAAAGGCCTTATTCGTTCCTTATTATTTCTGCATGATGAATTATGCTGTACTGGCCGGGATTGTCCGGTATTATCAGAAAAACCAAAGTGCTGCCTGGGAAAAGTCGAAAAGGAAAACCTGA
- a CDS encoding glycosyltransferase family 2 protein, whose product MKRTSIITVNFNQPEVTLDFLQSVKLHTHLAGVEVILVDNGSSEDHSAVFLKAYPELIYISSAENLGFAGGNNLGIARATGEYLLFLNNDTEITGNLVSELTGALDKNPEIGLISPLLLYFDAPEVIQYAGSTKMNYITCRNRTIGALETNRGQYDKVFEETAFCHGAAMMCRKADLEIAGLMENNFFLYYEELDWCEKFKKAGKKIWFTGRTLVYHKESMSVGKESKIKTYFMTRNRMLFIRRNTSWLNALLFSLYYIGIASPKQVLMYSRKNRKDLIHWVFMGLKWNFTHSKDSNDLGFKI is encoded by the coding sequence ATGAAACGCACTTCAATCATAACCGTTAATTTTAATCAGCCGGAAGTAACCCTGGATTTCCTTCAATCGGTAAAGCTTCATACGCATCTGGCCGGGGTGGAGGTTATTTTAGTCGATAACGGAAGCAGTGAAGATCATTCTGCTGTTTTTCTGAAAGCATATCCTGAACTTATTTATATTTCTTCTGCTGAAAACCTGGGCTTTGCAGGTGGAAATAACCTCGGAATTGCAAGAGCAACAGGTGAATATCTTTTATTTCTGAATAATGATACCGAAATTACCGGAAACCTGGTGAGTGAGCTGACCGGAGCGCTGGATAAAAATCCGGAAATCGGTTTAATCTCTCCTTTGTTATTGTATTTTGATGCGCCGGAGGTGATTCAGTATGCAGGTTCAACCAAAATGAATTATATCACCTGCCGGAACAGGACGATTGGCGCGCTGGAAACTAACCGGGGACAATATGACAAGGTTTTTGAGGAAACGGCTTTTTGTCATGGTGCTGCTATGATGTGCCGTAAGGCTGATCTGGAAATAGCAGGATTAATGGAAAATAACTTTTTCCTGTATTATGAAGAGCTGGACTGGTGCGAGAAATTTAAAAAAGCAGGTAAAAAGATCTGGTTTACCGGCCGTACCCTGGTTTACCATAAAGAATCTATGAGTGTGGGAAAAGAAAGTAAGATCAAAACCTACTTTATGACCCGCAACAGAATGCTGTTTATCCGCAGAAATACCAGCTGGCTGAATGCGTTGCTTTTTAGTTTGTATTATATCGGTATTGCCAGCCCGAAACAGGTATTGATGTATAGCAGAAAGAATAGGAAAGATTTGATCCATTGGGTGTTTATGGGTTTGAAATGGAATTTTACCCATTCAAAAGATAGTAACGATTTAGGCTTTAAAATATAA
- a CDS encoding beta-1,6-N-acetylglucosaminyltransferase, translating into MRIAHLILTYTNPEQTERMIKSLSHPNFDFYIHVDKKFDINPHLFLKDTPNVYFINNRIDVKWAGFSTVTATFECIKEISRTGIRYDFINFLSGQDYPLKSADHINDFFIKNKGKEFLSYRDIKNDWKEGLIRMEKYFLSSYNFVGKYRLENLINKIMPKRKLPYNLHPYGKSMFWMLSPEVALHVVHTVENDKKLKYFFSLCWASDEFVFQTILLNSRYKDRIVNNNYRYIDWSAGGANPKTLDESDFEKIAASEMLFARKFNMSEHPEILNLIDKNLLANGAHT; encoded by the coding sequence ATGCGTATTGCCCATTTGATCCTTACTTATACCAATCCTGAACAAACAGAGCGAATGATCAAAAGTTTATCTCATCCTAATTTTGATTTCTATATTCATGTAGATAAGAAATTTGACATCAATCCCCATTTATTCCTTAAAGATACCCCTAACGTTTATTTCATTAACAACAGGATCGATGTCAAATGGGCAGGTTTCAGTACAGTGACCGCAACCTTTGAATGTATCAAAGAAATTTCAAGAACAGGTATCAGGTATGATTTTATTAATTTTCTGAGCGGACAAGATTATCCGCTTAAATCTGCCGATCATATTAATGATTTCTTCATCAAAAACAAAGGTAAAGAGTTCTTAAGTTACCGTGACATCAAAAACGACTGGAAAGAAGGGCTGATCAGAATGGAAAAATATTTCCTGAGCAGCTATAACTTCGTTGGCAAATACAGGCTGGAAAACCTGATCAATAAAATCATGCCTAAAAGAAAACTCCCTTATAACCTGCATCCCTATGGTAAATCTATGTTCTGGATGTTAAGCCCGGAAGTTGCCTTACACGTAGTTCACACCGTCGAGAATGATAAGAAACTTAAATACTTCTTTTCTTTATGCTGGGCGAGTGATGAATTTGTTTTCCAGACCATACTATTGAATTCCAGGTACAAAGATAGAATTGTCAATAACAATTACCGGTATATTGACTGGTCAGCAGGGGGAGCTAACCCGAAAACGCTGGATGAAAGTGACTTCGAAAAAATTGCAGCTTCAGAAATGCTGTTTGCAAGAAAATTTAATATGTCCGAGCATCCGGAAATCCTCAATTTAATAGACAAGAACTTATTAGCAAATGGCGCACATACTTAA
- a CDS encoding FdtA/QdtA family cupin domain-containing protein encodes MAHILNIQTFKDSRGILTVLDNIVPFEIKRLFYIYSVDDTDRGGHRHHETHQAAICIKGSCKITNNNGKKTEVFDLDNPEKCLMLLPEDWHVMHDFSADAILLVLASTAFDPKDYIYEPYDSI; translated from the coding sequence ATGGCGCACATACTTAATATACAAACTTTTAAAGACAGCAGAGGCATTTTGACAGTGCTTGATAATATTGTTCCTTTCGAAATTAAAAGACTATTCTACATCTACTCTGTAGATGATACTGACCGCGGAGGTCACAGACATCATGAAACCCATCAGGCCGCTATCTGTATCAAAGGATCCTGCAAAATCACCAACAATAACGGAAAAAAAACAGAGGTTTTTGACTTAGACAACCCTGAAAAATGTTTAATGCTCTTACCCGAAGACTGGCATGTGATGCACGATTTTTCAGCAGATGCAATTCTTTTAGTACTGGCCTCTACCGCATTTGATCCTAAAGACTATATCTATGAGCCTTATGATTCCATATGA